The genomic window attacgtccctgaAATTGGAAAATTTGCACCATAGTGGTCCCTGACCCGTTTTCCGTTAACGGCGCGCTGACGTGGCTTGATGACGTGGATTtttggtgacacgtgtcacctcaTGGTTTGGCCACGTGTAACGATATGATGATGTGTCATTCAACGACACGTGGCAAGCTGAATCTAAAACCAAAACTTTATTATTGCCTCTTGTGTTTATTTGTATCTGTTTTAATATTGTTCAAGTCATAGTTATAATAAGTACTTATATTAATTAATAGTGTAATATATGAAAAAGCCGCCTAACAAGTTATAGATAAAATGAATTATTATAATCGACAGTATAAATCTATCTTATTAATTTAGTGAGAAGTTAATTATATAGGAAATCGGACATTCTTAAAATGGAtggaaataataaatttatattagTTAATAAGTGTCTTATCAagtattcctaaaatatttattaaagtgttaaatattaaaaaaattgtattaagGAATATTATTAGGCAACTACTCCCATGAAAATGCCAAAAACATCTTCTCATGATGATCCTTGTTTaaaaagtgtaatttatttatttagcaacactttaaataaaggtaacacttttacttcaaataaaatcAAGCCCTATAATCTATCATCCAATGGTCAAAATGATGTATCTTCACATGAAGATAATCATTAAATCTTCATTGGAGTAGATACCATATTATTAAACTCTTAACTTACACTCTTTATTAAATTAATATCAATATGTCACAtaattcttttaataaaatatcgtagaaaaaaaattgtataattaaaactaatattttaaaaatattttataaaaacacttgtatttaaataacttgtgaaaagataaaattaaaattagtgtattcaaatatataataagaattttaaatttataaaaaaatgagaaaaaactgatGAAGGAACTAATTTGGTGCACgatattcaatttcagggactaaaatgagtcactagatgcaaagtaagggaccaatttggtgcacatgtaacgatgacatcgtggatgacacgtggacaaatagcattgcgacacgtggcataatctgacacgtggcaaaatagcattgtgacacgtggcatacccATCCATGTCAGCTTGCCACGTGTCGTTGACTGACATATCATCATATCGTTACACGTGGCCAAACCAtgaggtgacacgtgtcaccaaaAATCCACGTCATCAAGTCACGTCAGTGCGCCGTTAACGGAAAACAGGTCAGGGACCACTATTGTGCAAATTTTccaatctcagggacgtaattggtgcaattggaatctcagggaTAATTTTGGTGCACGGCGTCAATCTCGGGGACCATTATGGGAATTTAGTCAAATTCCCTTCCTCGTAAAGGGCGTTAAAGCGTGACCCCCCTTCCAAATAAATGGCTTCCTGATTAGTCTCCCTTTCTATATTAGAATTGGAATCATAATCATAATGAGCTCCTTTCTTTTTAGGAAAGGAAATATCTTTTTTCCTTCTAATTGGCCTTTTAACTAGTATCCATGGGCCAAAATCCGAAGAGTCTTTAACACTAGGCTCCTATGCATTAATTCCTGGATTATTATTTCCCTTTTGGTCTTTCTCACTGTCAACAGTAGCTCTTTCCCCAGTCGTCTCTTTTGGTCTTTCTCACCGTCAACAGTAGCTCCTTCCCCAGTCGTCTCACCGCCACTTGGGTTTGCCGGTTGTGACGGCATTTGTCCTCTAAGATTTTTTAGCAAGAGTAAAGTCGATGCCCATATTTTCCACAAGAGAAGCAGATTTGATGCAACCCTTCATACTCAATATTTAGTTCACTACCCAACATAGAGATTCGAGGTACCAATTTTTTAGCCAGATCAATTTCCACACATATTCTGGAAAATTTTCCTCTTGAATGTATAGAAGTCGTACGATCGATTTTGAGCATATGACCAATGGCTGATCCCACCCTCCACAGGAAGCGTTGATTATAAAGCTCAATGGGCAAGTTAGGTATGCGAATCCAAACAGCAATCTTTCGAACAATATCTTCTGATGTGATGAAGAAGGGTCTCCATCTCTGGACGACGAGGTAGTGACCCGCAATCATCCATGGTCCTTCCATAAGCGCATGAAAGTAGCCCTCATCATCTGAAAAGTGAATAAGAAAATAGTCACGGTCCATATCAATAACATTAATAGTACCATTTCTTATCCAGTCCCTTTTCAGACGTTGTTCCAAGAAGGCTAGACCAACCCTTTTGCCCAGCAATTTCACAATAAGAGCATTTTTCCAGGGCTTGCACCAATCCTCAAATTCTTCATTTAATTGGTTGTAACTCAATACCAATTCAGAATTAAGTATTATGAACGTACAGATTTATTGATGTCAAAATTGAAAATCTGTTTTTCTCAGCATAACACGtcatatttcaaaaatttatatcTTCTAAATTATAACTccaaaaattctaaaattttataaNNNNNNNNNNNNNNCCAattatcatatattttttttaaacatattaaattatattttaaataacaaAGGAATACAATGTAGTCCATAATTTAGgacagaaataaaataaagaagacGTGTGGGGGATCCCAAATTCACTTTATGACAACATGaaaaaaggaaaggaaagtaaCAAAAGCTATAGCTCCTGGCAAAGAAACTCTTAACTACTTTGCAAACATCTTcacatattattatttaataaggtATTATTTTTGTCTCCAATATTTGAAATAAGTCTTATTTGTGTttttaacgtttaaatcgttctatttgtattTCTAATATTTGAGAAGTGCAGAAAAATGTTGAATATGAAGTGAATAAATGTTGTATTGATAATGATTGATTGATATTAAATGACTAATGGCATATGCACTTttattatctgagatacgagttttctgggtagatgcagtggcttgCTACCACTCGTTCCAGGTTGAaattcgatactctgttgaccctacgtcacAAGATGTGGCCGAACACTTTAACTCCCCAGAAATTCCCCCAATGATATGATAAAAGAATGATTTTGATTATATGCATAGACTTTTGGGGATGCGCGCACGGAGGGactgtccagggttagctaccagatatgtcgggtttggctatataaccgacagatgagactcatcaacaATAGGGCATACACACATCATATGTTTTTGTCtgttttgcttgagtgtgcattacttggtttgcctaattgactaGCCATgcttaactgctaattgttctacttgttgTAATTACAACCTATTTGTATTTTCTTTACTTGTCTTGTATGTCTTTGCATCTGATATACTCCTCGTTTGGCGAAGGTGTGACAATGGTAGTTCTACCGGTGTTTCGGAGGGTTGGAGGAGTGGAAAGTGAAATGTTAGGTTAAAGTTAGAACTAGGACGAaaataccttagataacttaccaAAACTCTGGTTTAGTATACTTCTTAAGTTTAACTCTGAGCGTCGGTGTTCTAAGAATGCCTCTGGATTTCTCGAGACCTTATATATTACCTATGttggcaccattaccatgctgagaacccctgattctcattccatacatatattgttgttttcagatgcagatcgAGAGACACCTCGCTGAACATATAGAGTTTCCTGTGCAAGTGAAGTTTGGTGTTTTGGGATGCTGTATTTTGTATTTATGTTATGTATATAGAATCTCCTCTGTATGTATTTTATGTTTGTCTCTCTTAGAGGTTGACATGAAAAAACAGGTTGTCAGTTTTCTATTTTGGGACATTttaggttatatatatatatatgtatttatactccGGCCGGCCTTGGTTTCGCATGTCGAGTTTggagcttgatattttgtatctttgaTATTCTACTCTTTATGTATATAAGCTTTATCCTTTCTTTTATCTGGTTATCCTTTTACATGTGTGATGCGCTTTTCTTTTTGCGGCTTTTGTTTAAACTTTTCTTTAAGGCTCCTAGTTATGACTTTTTTTTCATCTCAACCTGCTGTCGCTCCGATCTTTACCTTTACCTTTTcttttgtgaactagcttatttaccttcgtccgttcacgaaaacgcgGGAACTCTTATTCATTTAACACTATACTTGGACACCGATGCAGCAGCTCTTGCTCATTTGATACTGTATGCGACCCATACAGCGCGTTGCTTTCAAGCAACGACCTAGTTTTAGCGCAATAACGTCTTTGAGCCATGTCATAAAGATTCGACTAAATTTTTATGTTGGCGGTTGAAAGCCTAACACAACCCTTACTGCAGGTGTAGCATAAGAAGAGttgttataattaattaaaataatatagaaTGGGTAGCATCTTAGTAATTTTTTTCAGAAAAATGCAACACACTCATAAAAAAGTCTCAAAACTAAAAAAGATCTTCAAAATGAGGAGGCGACAAATGTTAGTGAATTAGTAAATGATCCTGCATTAACTTCTCTTGAACCTAATAGAAAACCATGTCTTTTATAGTCTCTCATAAGATATGTGACTATTTGAGAACTCAAACACAAACAATGTCTTTTGctactctttcctttttctaaTTTCAGTTGTCATGTTTTACCCAATTAATTAGGATAATTGTGTTAATCTAAATGTTTGAAGAATCCTTCAATATCAACTATCAAGCCTTTTGCGCTCTCAAATCAAAACCAATTTTTTCAAAGAGCACTTCTTAAATTAAAAGGCTTTCTTCTTTTATATAGTTCTTACTTCTTACAATGACTGAATTGATTTGTCGTTTTAAACTTTACTTCCTTCCTTGTTCCTTCACAATCCCATGAAGTATCTAAAGATCCAAATATTGAGAGTTGAATTCTCTAACAACTTATGCTGTGCACTTTTTTCTTTCCAACTATTGCAGCTATTTGAGTTAGAAAGTTGGAGAATCCACATGATTGACAGTTACTATTTTACATTTGCATTGTTCTCTCTTTAGAAAGAATGCCGGAAACCTCTTCTAATCTTCCTACGAAACGGCCGGCATGCCTCAATGCTGAGGTCAACAGCTGCCGCAAGTGCCATGAAGATGGCAGCATCCTCGACGCATGTAACGTGTCGCAATGCCAGCTGGACTAACGGTTTACTTCGTTTCCCTTCCCCTTGAACTCTACAGCTCATGACAAAGCCTCCGCCTACCGGAGTCAGCGCACCAAAGTCCCCACTGCTCTGTGGACTAGGTACTGGACTTGCTGAGGTGTTTGCAGTCCGCATGTGTCTTTCAGTGTCTATGAAAAACTCGCCACCCTTTTCAGCACTTAAAAATATTTCTGACATGAGAAGTTCACCGCCTTCCCGAGCCTCAGATAGGACATGGAATCTAAAGCAGACAGAGTCTCGGAGGCCGCGTTCGCGCCAAGCTTCAAGCTTTCCCCACGGCTGCCAGCTCTCTGGTCTACAAGCGTCCGGACGAAGAATTAACCAAGCTCCTGGGTTGGACCTTGCAACCCAATCACAACCTGAAGATGGAACAAAGGGAGTTGTTATGAAGGCTGCAGCTACAGCTGAGCCGGATAGATCATGTATCTTCACCTTCCACCCTTTTCTCTCTCGCCTCTCGATCTCCAAGTCGGAAATTGTAGAACCACACCAATAATTGCTCAATGGATCAATCTGGGAAACTCTGTCATTTCATAACTATCAAAGATTTTATTAACAACAGAACAAGTTTACTGAAATCTGCACATTTTGTAGATTCAGATCCAACAGACAGAAATAGTGAAGCTAACACACTACAGTTTCCAATTAAGACTATTTGATTTGGGAGAAAGATTTTATTCATTAGCAAAAATTTTGGGCTTTAAGTTCTTATGTAACATAtagttcttttcttttttggggAGAATTGTAAATTAAAACCTTCCATATTCAGTGGTAATTTTATAATAACATGTTAATTAATGAATCACCATTTATCATGCAACAAACCAGACTTTCAATTCATGCAGATACCTGAAGAAATATTTATTTGGGGCCAAGATTTGGTGGGTTATGGTTCTCTGAAAACATGATATTCAGTATGATTTTGTAAAAGGGATGCATTTCATTTGACGAATTGTCATTAGTGCCTAAAGAAGTGAAAGATAAATCATAgatgaatttaaaattttcagtTCACCTGTCCTTAGTTAACTTGACACTGAAGATTGGCTGCTTGATGGACCCTTGCAGTTGAACTATCTGAGGACTCAATGTGGTAACATCTTCAAACTGGAATACGTATCGAGGGTCGGGATCTAGCTTCACTCTTAAGTGTAGCTCGGCAACTGGCCGTCCGTTCTCCGGTCTTCTCTTCCCAATACCTATCCACCCACTAAAAAGAGTCAGTGGCTTTCCTTCGCGCCACTCAGGGCCTACCTGTATTTTAAAAATCCCAATTTGCTGCCTTTTGATGCCAACTCCACAATGGGAGCCCTTCCTACCTGAGAAAACAACAATCTCCAAACCAGCATGAGTATTATAGAAACAACCGGGAGCCAACAATGCTTTTAGATCAGATTCCTCAAGGTAAAAGCTAGTAGCAACATTCTCGACGTCAGGTATAGCTTCGGTAGAGGATATCAAG from Arachis ipaensis cultivar K30076 chromosome B09, Araip1.1, whole genome shotgun sequence includes these protein-coding regions:
- the LOC107618516 gene encoding uncharacterized protein LOC107618516 produces the protein MDPQAFIRLSIGSLGLRCAGIEGSTGRSRTQKPPSPFVCEIRLRDFPVQTSSVPLISSTEAIPDVENVATSFYLEESDLKALLAPGCFYNTHAGLEIVVFSGRKGSHCGVGIKRQQIGIFKIQVGPEWREGKPLTLFSGWIGIGKRRPENGRPVAELHLRVKLDPDPRYVFQFEDVTTLSPQIVQLQGSIKQPIFSVKLTKDRVSQIDPLSNYWCGSTISDLEIERRERKGWKVKIHDLSGSAVAAAFITTPFVPSSGCDWVARSNPGAWLILRPDACRPESWQPWGKLEAWRERGLRDSVCFRFHVLSEAREGGELLMSEIFLSAEKGGEFFIDTERHMRTANTSASPVPSPQSSGDFGALTPVGGGFVMSCRVQGEGKRSKPLVQLALRHVTCVEDAAIFMALAAAVDLSIEACRPFRRKIRRGFRHSF